One stretch of Candidatus Zymogenus saltonus DNA includes these proteins:
- the metG gene encoding methionine--tRNA ligase, producing MTTDEKKYYITTPIYYVNAQPHIGHAYTTIVADVLSRYRRLSGYDTFFLTGTDEHGDKVKRAADEKGISPKEYADEISGLFRALWPELNISNNRFIRTTDPDHVKVVRLILKKVYDNGDIYFDSYGGLYCTGCERFYMERELVDGKCPDHEMEPEYIEESNYFFKMSKYQDWLITHIEKNPDFIRPERYKNEVLAFLREPLEDLCISRPKSRLDWGIELPFDDKYVTYVWFDALINYLTGIGFPDGDGYKKYWPVAQHLIAKDILKPHGIYWPTMLKAAGMETYKHLNVHGYWNVEESKMSKSLGNVVTPLSLKDKYGLDAFRYYLMRDMVFGLDASFSEEGLVGRINADLANDLGNLVSRSLAMTAKYFGGTITSPGGSGDPSDDRLVSTAMRVLPQYKKFMEELAFHKALAAVWDLVGECNRYIVENAPWELAKDEEKGGRLARVMYNVLESLRFVGTLIIPFMPNAAEEILTMIGVRADFAHKNIDELSSWGGLPIGAQVMPASQLFPRVDPSETIVREKGADEAKEEEKESGPGVELEIGFEKKAKGELHEGMGVAEHLEKGKKMRWWRIKGRKAKAEAGGLITIDDFKRVDLRLGLIKTAVAVPKSDKLVKLTVDIGEERTVVAGIGKHYSPGDLVGKRVVIVSNLKPTKLMGIQSQGMILAVSDDEGGLSLITADRDVSHGKRLT from the coding sequence CGGACGAAAAGGGGATCTCGCCCAAGGAGTACGCCGACGAGATCAGCGGGCTGTTCAGGGCGCTCTGGCCGGAGCTGAACATCTCGAACAACCGCTTCATAAGGACGACCGATCCCGATCACGTCAAGGTGGTGCGGCTCATACTCAAAAAGGTCTACGACAACGGGGATATATACTTCGACAGCTACGGCGGCCTCTACTGCACCGGCTGCGAGCGGTTCTACATGGAGAGGGAGCTGGTTGACGGCAAGTGCCCCGACCACGAGATGGAGCCGGAGTATATCGAGGAGTCCAACTACTTCTTCAAGATGAGCAAGTACCAGGACTGGCTTATTACGCACATCGAGAAAAACCCCGACTTCATCCGCCCCGAGCGTTACAAGAACGAGGTCCTGGCCTTTCTCAGGGAGCCCCTCGAAGACCTCTGCATCTCGAGGCCGAAGTCGAGGCTCGACTGGGGAATAGAGCTCCCCTTTGATGACAAGTACGTCACCTACGTCTGGTTCGACGCCCTGATAAACTACCTTACCGGCATCGGATTTCCGGACGGCGACGGCTATAAAAAATACTGGCCCGTCGCCCAGCACCTCATCGCAAAGGATATTTTAAAGCCCCACGGAATCTACTGGCCCACGATGCTCAAGGCGGCGGGGATGGAGACCTACAAACACCTCAACGTCCACGGCTACTGGAACGTGGAGGAGTCTAAAATGAGCAAATCCTTGGGAAACGTTGTGACGCCCCTCTCGCTGAAGGACAAGTACGGGCTGGACGCATTCCGCTACTATCTGATGAGGGACATGGTCTTTGGGCTTGACGCCTCGTTTTCCGAGGAGGGTTTGGTGGGGAGGATAAACGCCGACCTCGCAAACGATCTAGGGAACCTCGTCAGCAGAAGCCTTGCCATGACCGCCAAATATTTCGGCGGGACGATCACATCACCCGGTGGCTCCGGCGATCCCTCGGACGACAGGCTGGTCTCCACGGCGATGAGGGTCCTGCCCCAGTACAAAAAGTTCATGGAGGAGCTGGCCTTCCACAAGGCCCTCGCGGCGGTCTGGGACCTCGTCGGGGAGTGCAACCGCTATATCGTTGAGAACGCCCCCTGGGAGCTCGCCAAGGACGAGGAAAAGGGCGGTCGTCTCGCAAGAGTCATGTACAACGTTCTTGAATCGCTGAGGTTTGTCGGGACGCTGATCATCCCGTTCATGCCGAACGCCGCCGAGGAGATCCTCACCATGATAGGGGTCAGGGCGGACTTCGCCCATAAAAACATCGATGAGCTCTCCAGCTGGGGGGGGCTTCCCATAGGCGCACAAGTCATGCCCGCATCCCAGCTGTTTCCGAGGGTGGATCCGAGCGAGACGATAGTCAGGGAGAAGGGAGCCGACGAGGCGAAGGAGGAGGAGAAGGAGAGCGGACCGGGAGTGGAGCTCGAGATAGGTTTTGAGAAAAAGGCGAAGGGGGAACTCCACGAAGGGATGGGGGTGGCCGAGCACCTGGAGAAGGGTAAAAAGATGAGATGGTGGAGGATCAAGGGGCGCAAGGCCAAGGCCGAAGCCGGCGGCCTGATCACCATCGATGATTTCAAGAGGGTCGACCTGAGGCTCGGCCTCATAAAAACTGCTGTGGCCGTCCCGAAATCAGACAAGCTCGTAAAGCTTACCGTCGATATCGGGGAGGAACGCACGGTGGTTGCCGGAATAGGGAAACACTACTCCCCGGGCGACCTGGTCGGAAAGAGGGTCGTGATCGTGTCCAACCTCAAGCCTACAAAGCTTATGGGGATTCAATCCCAGGGAATGATACTCGCCGTGAGCGACGACGAGGGGGGGCTTTCCCTCATCACCGCAGACAGGGATGTCTCCCACGGAAAGAGACTCACCTGA
- a CDS encoding TatD family hydrolase — MLIDSHAHLDLPQFDGDRVAVIERAFADVKDGAGGLTGIVTIGFDLNSSKKAVQIAEANDNIYAVVGVHPHDAKAVTERTIEGIRDLTNRKKVVGIGETGLDLFRKLSPVDRQYKAFHSFLDLSGETALPIVIHDRDANAEVLEVLTKNRGDYTPGIIHCFSGDWGYARKCLDLDFYISIPGVVTFPKAKQLHDVVKRLPTDRILFETDAPFLTPAPFRGKRNEPAYVRYTAVAAAEIRGDFPEKLMEAAALNTIKVFGIEEL; from the coding sequence ATGCTGATCGACTCCCACGCCCACCTCGACCTTCCGCAGTTCGACGGCGACAGAGTTGCCGTGATAGAGCGCGCCTTCGCCGACGTTAAGGACGGCGCCGGCGGGCTTACCGGCATAGTGACGATAGGCTTTGACCTTAACTCCTCAAAAAAGGCGGTTCAAATAGCCGAGGCCAACGACAATATCTATGCGGTCGTAGGCGTTCACCCCCACGACGCCAAGGCGGTGACGGAGCGGACGATCGAAGGCATCAGGGATCTTACGAACAGAAAGAAGGTCGTCGGGATCGGCGAGACGGGACTCGATCTCTTCAGGAAGCTTTCCCCGGTGGACAGACAGTACAAGGCGTTTCACTCCTTCCTCGACCTATCCGGAGAGACCGCCCTCCCCATCGTAATCCACGACCGGGATGCCAATGCCGAGGTCCTGGAGGTCCTCACGAAAAATAGGGGCGACTACACCCCCGGCATCATACACTGCTTCTCCGGCGACTGGGGGTACGCCAGGAAATGCCTCGACCTCGACTTTTACATCTCGATCCCCGGCGTGGTGACGTTCCCGAAGGCCAAGCAGCTCCACGACGTTGTGAAGAGGTTGCCCACCGACAGGATCCTCTTCGAGACGGACGCGCCCTTCTTGACGCCGGCGCCGTTTCGGGGAAAGAGAAACGAGCCGGCATACGTCAGGTACACGGCTGTGGCGGCGGCGGAGATTCGGGGCGACTTCCCCGAGAAGCTGATGGAGGCGGCGGCGCTGAATACGATTAAGGTCTTTGGGATTGAGGAGTTGTAG
- a CDS encoding DUF86 domain-containing protein: MKNYDKDPRLYLAMISDRIRRLESYTSGGKKVFLSDQMIQDAVMHNLEIIGETVKLIPIEYRDKHPELPWRSMAALRDILIHKYNSIALPEIWQLIEIELPPVKAAIKNLIPSLEELEEEFAGEPAEKKGG; encoded by the coding sequence ATGAAAAATTACGATAAAGACCCCAGGTTGTATTTGGCGATGATAAGCGATCGCATCAGGAGGCTGGAATCCTATACATCGGGCGGAAAGAAAGTCTTCCTTTCCGATCAGATGATTCAGGACGCCGTAATGCATAATCTTGAAATCATCGGGGAGACCGTAAAGCTTATACCAATAGAATACAGGGATAAACATCCTGAATTGCCGTGGAGAAGCATGGCCGCCCTCAGGGATATTCTTATCCACAAATACAACAGCATCGCATTGCCGGAAATCTGGCAGTTGATAGAGATAGAGCTCCCCCCGGTAAAGGCGGCCATAAAAAACCTGATCCCGTCGTTGGAGGAGCTCGAAGAGGAGTTTGCCGGGGAGCCCGCCGAGAAAAAGGGCGGCTGA
- a CDS encoding nucleotidyltransferase family protein, translating to MTIRKTLKGKRKKIIEIAERHGAHNVRVFGSASRGKTNEKSDVNFLVDFDEKTGLFDHIAFIHELEDLIGMKVDVVTENSIYWLIRRRILKEANPL from the coding sequence ATGACCATAAGGAAAACGCTCAAGGGAAAGCGGAAGAAGATCATCGAGATAGCCGAGAGGCACGGGGCGCACAACGTCCGCGTATTCGGCTCCGCTTCCAGAGGGAAGACGAACGAAAAAAGCGATGTGAACTTCCTCGTGGACTTCGATGAAAAAACCGGCCTCTTTGATCACATAGCCTTTATCCACGAGCTTGAAGACCTGATCGGCATGAAGGTGGACGTGGTAACTGAGAATTCTATTTATTGGCTTATTCGCCGCAGGATATTGAAGGAAGCGAACCCACTATGA
- a CDS encoding DNA-3-methyladenine glycosylase I: protein MNRCPWAGSDLMIRYHDTEWGVFTLDDIAQFEHLSLEVFQAGLSWETILKKRETLRRLFADFDPEIVARFDEARVQEILKDRGGIRNERKIRAVINNAVRILEIREKQGGPFGRFLFESFGGEVKINSFKKMEELPPKTAVSEYLSIKLKKLGFNFVGPTTIYAHLQAVGFVNDHIVDCFRWREVQAVYPK from the coding sequence ATGAACAGGTGCCCATGGGCGGGGTCTGACCTCATGATTAGATACCACGACACGGAGTGGGGGGTCTTCACCCTCGATGACATCGCCCAGTTCGAGCACCTGAGCCTCGAGGTGTTTCAGGCTGGCCTTAGCTGGGAGACTATCCTGAAAAAGCGGGAGACGCTAAGAAGGCTTTTTGCGGACTTCGACCCTGAAATCGTCGCCCGGTTCGACGAGGCGAGGGTTCAGGAGATACTCAAAGACAGAGGCGGGATAAGGAACGAGCGGAAGATCAGGGCGGTGATCAACAACGCCGTGAGGATCTTGGAGATAAGGGAAAAACAGGGCGGCCCCTTCGGCCGCTTCCTCTTCGAGAGCTTCGGGGGCGAGGTAAAAATCAACAGCTTCAAGAAGATGGAGGAGCTGCCTCCAAAGACGGCCGTCTCCGAGTATTTGAGCATAAAGCTCAAAAAGCTGGGTTTTAATTTCGTCGGCCCAACGACGATATATGCCCACCTGCAGGCGGTGGGCTTCGTGAACGACCACATCGTGGACTGCTTCAGGTGGAGGGAGGTCCAGGCGGTCTATCCGAAGTGA